In Desulfopila inferna, a single genomic region encodes these proteins:
- a CDS encoding class I SAM-dependent methyltransferase, with product MESNFDRKSRDWDKKQTRREMAAAVTRSIAELPLHSGMRAMDFGCGTGLISLPLAPKLGKIIALDSSPGMIEVLQQKIEEQGITNIEGYLGEITVIELAQDFDFIFTSMTLHHIADIDTVLTRFSELLIPGGLLAVADLDAEDGSFHKAGAEEQHHGFDRHLLSTKLQERGFANIGFRTVHTISKETEDGTQRDFTVFLATAEKT from the coding sequence ATGGAAAGTAACTTTGACAGAAAATCCCGGGATTGGGACAAGAAACAGACACGCAGGGAAATGGCTGCCGCTGTCACCCGGAGCATTGCCGAACTGCCGCTTCATTCCGGCATGCGTGCCATGGATTTCGGCTGCGGCACCGGGCTTATCAGTCTGCCCCTTGCCCCAAAGCTTGGCAAAATCATTGCCCTTGATTCATCACCGGGCATGATTGAAGTGCTGCAGCAGAAAATCGAAGAGCAAGGCATAACCAACATTGAAGGGTACCTGGGCGAAATAACCGTAATAGAACTAGCGCAGGATTTTGATTTCATCTTTACCTCCATGACTCTGCATCATATTGCCGATATCGACACGGTGCTGACCAGATTTTCCGAGCTGCTTATACCAGGCGGTCTTCTTGCCGTCGCCGATCTCGATGCTGAGGATGGCTCCTTCCACAAAGCCGGAGCAGAAGAGCAGCACCACGGTTTTGACCGGCATCTTCTGAGTACGAAACTTCAGGAGAGGGGTTTTGCCAATATTGGATTTCGGACAGTTCACACTATCAGCAAAGAAACAGAAGATGGGACGCAGAGAGATTTCACCGTTTTTCTGGCCACCGCCGAAAAGACATGA